The Acidobacteriota bacterium genome contains the following window.
GGTGCTGGTGCTCTATCCGGTGCGGCAGATCATCGTGCAGATGCTGTTTCTGGGCGGCGGCTTCAGCTTGCGCAACGGGCGGCTCGACAGCGAGATTGCGACGGACGGCAACGTCGGCGCGGGATTGTTGGAGGCCGTCGGTTATTTCGCGGCGGCCCTGGTGGTCACGCGGCTTTTTTGAAAACAGTACCGCGCGCGTGAGCAAGCGGTGCGTCAAGTTAGGCCTGGTGGCACAAATTGAACACGGAAACACAAGCTGGGACGGTACCGCGCGCGTGAGCAAGCGGCGCGTCGAGTTAAGCCTGTTGGCACAAATGCCCAAACACCGCTTGCTGACGCGCGCGGTACCGTCCCAGCCTGACCGTCTCATTGCACACGCAAACCAATGCGGCGGCGCTATTCGACCACGCGATAAACCTTGCCTTGCCAAACCACCGTGACGCGCTGGCCCAGCGCGAAGAAATCGGCCAGCTTCGGCGTTTGGTTGATGAGCTTGAAATACTCGTCGCTGGCGAATTTCAAACTGACTTCAGGCAGCTTGGCGTCGGCCTTGAATTCGCTGTCCGTCCAGACGCCGTCGCGCAGATAAAACGTCTTGCCTGCGACTTGGCGCATGGCGTCATTGGCGGACGGATTCGTCAGCACGACTTCAGACCGTTCCATCTCAGCCTTTTGTTTGCTGGCTTTGACGGCGGCCTCGCCTGAGGTCGCACCCATCGGAGCGGCAGGTGCGATGGTCACAGCCTCGGTCATGACCCGGCCTCCGCTCCCCGCATCTGCGCGATTCGCACGGCGCGGACTCGGCGGCGGCATCGGCATACGCTCACTGACTTGCATTCCAGGCTCCAACACCAACGCTGATGTATAGGGCGTCACGATGCCGTAACGCGTGCCCAACGCGACAATCTCATCGCGCAATTCCTTATTCTCGCCGTTAAGCCGAATCTGATCGAGCAAATGACCGACGCGCCGCATGGCCCACAGATGCGCCAGGAATTCGTGGTCGCGCTCGGTTTCGGGGAACTTCAAATCGTCGTAAACGAAACGCCGTTCGCGCCCCGCCACCTTGCCCGTCAGCGTTAATTTGAAATCCGCCTTGGGCCGATAGCGCCCGACCAGCACCTGTTGCGCGCCGTGGAAGAGATCGGGCAGCGCGCGCGGATAGAGCAATTCGGTTTCGCTGCCGCCCCAATCCAGTTTCAGATCGCTCAGCACCGGGTAATTCACTTTCGAGAAAAAGCTCGACACCTTGAGTTCGATGTCTTCCTTAGGTTCGATGTAAGTGACCGCGCCGCGCCCTTCGCCCGCCAGCCCGTCCAACAGCAGCGTGTTGATGTCGTAGCCCACCCCAAACGTAAACAGCCGCGCGTTGCTGCGATTGGCCTCTTTGGCATTGCTCATGATCTTGCTGGCGCTGGTCGTGCCCACGGTCGGCTGACCGTCGGTCAACAGCACAACCATTTGCGGACGTTCGCTGGCGGGCAATTGTTTGAACGCCGCCAGCAGCGCGTCGTTGATGTTCGTGCCGCCGGTGGCTTTGAGACGCTCGATGAATTCGAGCGCCTGTTTTTTGCCGTTGGCATCGGCGTTGAGCAGGCGTTCGCTCAGCAAATGCTCTTCGCCCGCGAAAGAGACGATGTTGAAACGGTCGCGTGCATTCAGCGCATTGACGCCGAAGCACAACGCTGCCCGCGCCTTTTCCAGCTTCCCGTCATCCGCCATCGAACCCGACGTGTCGAGCACAAAGACGACCTCTTTGGCCGCGACGGCTTTCTCATCCAGTTCGGCCTTGGGCGCGAGCAGCAGCATGAAATAGCCCTCCTTGCCCGGTTCGCGGTAGGTCAGCAGCGACGCGCCGAATTCCTGTTCGGACAACGTATAAAACAGTTGCAGGTCGGGTTGCCCGCTGGTGGCGCGCGTCTCGAACGTGATGCGCGCGCGCCGTTCGCCGTCGCGTTTGACTTCGATCTCGTGCGAAGGCGAGTAAATGCCTTTGAGCGCGATGCGCGAGACGATTTCGATTTCGCCCGCAACGACACCAACGTTCGGACGCGGCTGCGGCATCCGCGTTGAATCCTGCTCGCCGTCTTCTTGCATACGGCGAATCGGCGGCATTGGGCGCGGGATGGGACGCGGCCCTGGCAGCGGGCGCGGCACATCATTGATGAATCCGTTCGCGCGCCAGCCCGTGCCGAGCGGATAGCGATAGCCCACCGTGCCCGCGTCACCGGTCAGCACCTGGCTATAGGTCAATTCGATTTTCTTTTCGCTGTGCGGCCCGATGGGGAAGACGCTGGCCTGAAACAGATTCTTGCCCGCATATTCGAGCAAGGCCGGATCGCGGCGTGTGCGCACGATGTTGTCATAAATGCGCCGGGCTTCTTCACGTGCGCGGAATTCGCCGACGAGCCGTTTGTCGCCATCCCACATCGCAAACTCACTGATCGAAACGCCGTCGGGCAGCGGGAAGAAATAGGTGCCCTCCAACGTGTAAGGCGACTCGTTGACGAAGACCTGTTCGACGTGCGTGACGGCGGCCTGATCGGTGATTTTGGTTTTGAGGTGAATGCTGCGGACGCGCAACGGCTGCTGCCATTCGGGCGGCGCGCAACGCGGCCCCGGCACGTCGCACGGGCGCGGCAGGATGATGCCTTGGGCTTGAATAAGAGTTGCGACACAAAACAGTAAAGCCAGCGTGCCGAGCCACTGTGCCAATGTGCGTGATGCTTTCATAACTGCCTCCATTAAGAATCAAAGCCGAGCGGGCCAATCGGGGTTGTTGTGAGAACGGCAACCGCGGGTGGTCTTGCAGTCTGGATACGCAGCGCTTCCGGCGTGCGGGCGTGGCAGCGGGCGGCAGAATGCCGAAGGGATTCCTTTTAGCCGCAGTCGGTCTGCCGCCAAGCCTGCACGCTGGAAGCGCTGCGTATCCAAGTTGCGATCTCTCCAGGGCTTTTGCAAAGTCGCTAGCGAGAGCGCGCGAATGGTTCGACCGATTCCTGATTCCCGGTTCCTGATTCCCGACAAATGGAAAATCAGCCGGTATTTTCAGTTTGTCAGGAATCAGGAACCGGGAATCAGGAATCGGTCAAAGGTCTTGGGCGGATGTTTTGAGGACTTTGCAAAAGCCCTGGTGCCCTCGCTTCCAATGTGCCTGCGGATTTGCAGAATCAATGCGAGTGCGCATAATACGCCGCATCGAGTTTCTTATGCTGCGTTTCAACCCAAACATCCTGTCGCGTGTGCGCGCTTTATTCTTATTGCTGATGCTGGTCAGCGGCTGGGGCGCCGTGCCGCTGGCGCTGGTCATGCCGGAGCCGGTCACGTGCGGGATGATCTGTTGCGAAGACGCCGGGGTTTGTTATTGCACTCATCCGCACCACGCGGCCCCAAGTTCCGAAACGCAAATCAGCCGCAGCAGCCGTGATTGCGTCGAACGCTGTGCCAGCGTCGCGCCCGTCTCCATTAAGTTTTCCGCCGCGCGTCCAGGCTCGCCGCTCTTGCAGCTTTTGACTGGCGGCCTCACGCCGTTGCCTGAAAGCGACGCGCCTACCATCCAAACCCGCCTGCTCACTTGTGACCGCGCGCCACGCGCGCCGCCGGTTCATGGTTCAGTCTGACAATCCGCCTCAATTGCAATGACGCGCAACCCTGCGCTGCCTGTGTGGGCAGCGGCGCCAGTCCATGGTCTTTACGCTTTGCCACCATTGCGTGAGTTCGTGGCTGACGTGTCATGCCTGCGCGATTGCAAATCCTGATTCAGTCTATTGACAGCACCCGCGCCGCCCGGTTCGCCCCAGGCCCGCGCCTGCCTGTCAGTTGCAGCTACCGTGGAGAAACCATGAACCAAATCAATTACCGTCGTTTGCAATGGCGAGCCGGTGCTCGCTCGCTCCTTGTCTTTTGCCTGCTGAACTGTTGGTGCGGCCTGAGCCAGGCGCAGCAATCCATCACCTCCGCCACGCTCAGTGGCCGGGTCGAAGACGCCAATGGCGCGGCCCTCGGCGGCGCGACCGTCGTGGCGGTCAAGCTCGATCAAAACCAAACCACGACTGCCGCCAGCGATGCGCAGGGGCGCTTTCGCTTTCTCTATCTGCCGGTCGGGCGTTATGAGATCAAAGTCGAGAGCAAGGGGTTCGCGCCGTTCACCCAACAATTGACGCTGACGGTCGGGCAAACGCTGGATTTGCCGCTCAGACTTGCGGTCGCCGGGGTGACGGCCAAGGTCGAAGTCAGAACCGAACCGCCCATCGTCGAAACCGTGCGCACGCAATTGGCCGAAACGGTGCGGCCCGCTGAGATTGATAACCTGCCGCTCAATGGCCGCAATTACCTTGATCTGGCGGCGCTCACCCCCGGCGTCACGCGCGCCAATCCGGTCGCCAATCAGCGTTTTGCCGAAACCTCCGCCGTGCCCGGCACGCAGCTCAACATCGCCGGGCAACGCAACATCA
Protein-coding sequences here:
- a CDS encoding VWA domain-containing protein; this translates as MKASRTLAQWLGTLALLFCVATLIQAQGIILPRPCDVPGPRCAPPEWQQPLRVRSIHLKTKITDQAAVTHVEQVFVNESPYTLEGTYFFPLPDGVSISEFAMWDGDKRLVGEFRAREEARRIYDNIVRTRRDPALLEYAGKNLFQASVFPIGPHSEKKIELTYSQVLTGDAGTVGYRYPLGTGWRANGFINDVPRPLPGPRPIPRPMPPIRRMQEDGEQDSTRMPQPRPNVGVVAGEIEIVSRIALKGIYSPSHEIEVKRDGERRARITFETRATSGQPDLQLFYTLSEQEFGASLLTYREPGKEGYFMLLLAPKAELDEKAVAAKEVVFVLDTSGSMADDGKLEKARAALCFGVNALNARDRFNIVSFAGEEHLLSERLLNADANGKKQALEFIERLKATGGTNINDALLAAFKQLPASERPQMVVLLTDGQPTVGTTSASKIMSNAKEANRSNARLFTFGVGYDINTLLLDGLAGEGRGAVTYIEPKEDIELKVSSFFSKVNYPVLSDLKLDWGGSETELLYPRALPDLFHGAQQVLVGRYRPKADFKLTLTGKVAGRERRFVYDDLKFPETERDHEFLAHLWAMRRVGHLLDQIRLNGENKELRDEIVALGTRYGIVTPYTSALVLEPGMQVSERMPMPPPSPRRANRADAGSGGRVMTEAVTIAPAAPMGATSGEAAVKASKQKAEMERSEVVLTNPSANDAMRQVAGKTFYLRDGVWTDSEFKADAKLPEVSLKFASDEYFKLINQTPKLADFFALGQRVTVVWQGKVYRVVE